In archaeon BMS3Bbin15, a single genomic region encodes these proteins:
- a CDS encoding periplasmic protein disulfide isomerase I, with protein sequence MLKKKQKKTVRNSFGIKAAIVAGLLLISILFVMNIVKEKPQEQITSTSGEQQLVLGLYPVIDKPAINEPGKVKITEFMSFYCDQCYRFNTIKHQLVNKYGDALEFKVVPIVWGEQSVKTVEAYILAERHGKGTEMADTIFNAEFNQSRNISDVNVLSAIGKQVGLGDEFVKNLKSGSAREDAINNIRQAINYKVNETPTLIVNGNIVVTPHPTGDDVSAMGKNLDVIIQKLLNK encoded by the coding sequence ATGTTAAAGAAAAAACAGAAAAAAACTGTGAGAAACTCTTTCGGAATCAAAGCAGCAATTGTTGCAGGGTTGCTTCTGATAAGCATCCTATTTGTAATGAATATAGTAAAAGAGAAACCTCAGGAGCAAATTACTTCTACGTCAGGAGAGCAACAGCTGGTTCTCGGTTTATATCCTGTTATAGACAAACCAGCAATAAATGAACCCGGTAAGGTTAAGATTACAGAATTTATGAGTTTCTACTGTGACCAGTGCTACCGCTTCAATACGATAAAGCATCAGCTTGTGAATAAGTATGGCGATGCCCTCGAATTTAAAGTTGTACCTATTGTGTGGGGTGAACAGTCAGTTAAAACAGTAGAAGCATATATTCTTGCAGAACGTCATGGAAAAGGTACAGAGATGGCAGATACAATATTCAATGCCGAATTTAATCAGAGTAGGAATATAAGTGATGTTAATGTGCTCTCAGCCATAGGAAAACAGGTCGGTCTTGGAGACGAATTTGTGAAAAATCTTAAATCCGGGTCTGCAAGAGAGGATGCTATAAATAATATAAGGCAGGCAATAAACTACAAGGTAAATGAGACACCCACACTGATTGTGAATGGAAATATAGTTGTAACTCCGCACCCCACAGGCGATGATGTCTCGGCAATGGGTAAAAACCTGGATGTGATAATCCAGAAGCTCCTCAATAAATGA